A stretch of DNA from Juglans microcarpa x Juglans regia isolate MS1-56 chromosome 5D, Jm3101_v1.0, whole genome shotgun sequence:
AGTGAAAATATCAGAAATTGTGGAAGCCTTAGAGTCTATTCCAGCAATGACGGTATAATTTacatttatcattttacttgatcaataaaaataatttctatacaattgtttatttttatcatttttggaaatatagaaattaaatgttagtttttatcaaatgaaaataaaagaaaaaaacttgccATTTTTGCgttatgaatttgaaaaaatttatatgttttgaCTAAAATTATTGGTTGTTCATTATCTtcaattaatatgatattattacaTGTTTATTGATACATTTAATTGCCAATTTTTTTGCAACGATCAACATTTATGGTTAGAgggaaatttacaatatctgatctgcatcaaccatttttttacttatcatgtgCAAAGTGCAGTAAAACCATTGGATACGAGAAAGATGAAGAGTTCTTATGCTATAATTGCAAAGAACTAACAACCGCACAGCCAAGATAAATATTTAtcgtgatatttgaaaattaacaattattacATTACAATCGTAATATATTATTTCGTAATACAAAGGaataataacttatttattacttatagaTCTCGTGTCTATTTGGAAGTATTCGATGACAGTGGCTCGATCGCAGTAGTGGCCTTCGAACCTACAGTTGAACGAATTCTTGATTGCACAACAACGGATATTGTACAACATATAGAGCAGGTAAAATTTATACTTTCAAACACATTTaacaaatttaagaaattatttttttatatgtttttttcattACAGGAGGATCACTCGTACatagaaaatattacaaataaaatccaAGATAAAGAATGGACGATCGTTTTGAGTGCATCTATGAATGAATTTGGGAAGTTGCACCAAAACAAACTTAACGTATTATCTGTGAATGACATACCTGGGACAATAGAATAGTTATTtcagaaattttcttttagacttccagttattataatgtataattataaggaattcatatgtaattatgagataactcttgctttttatttgtaattatgatgATAATGCATTACCTTCAATAGTCACTTTATTATgtataataaaacattttataattataaacatattCGTGCAAATTCATACGTTGTGATTATAAAAAttctacaaattatatatatatatttatttttataatcaatgtgaatcttaaaatataaataaactattagattttataattatatatatgtatattaaccaatttttttgtattacatATTCTCCAATTTCATAAATAtgattttctaaatattttttcttcttttcacatttgggcacacgtgcaatgcacgtgtttcTTTTTactagtatgtatatatatatatatatatataaaataaaaaaaaaattaaagaaaaaacgcGAGTTTGGTGTTGGCCCGGGTATTACATTCTGATTTTCCTTGACGATTCCAATATATGTTTGGTGAGATACAGTTGGATTTAGCCACATCAGGGAAAGGAAAGGTGGAATTGGACCTTTTGTTGGTATATGCTTGCTTTCTGCTTGTTTTGGAGTTGCAGATGCCCATGTTCAAGGCGGAATGGTTGGAGACCTATCTTTCATGTGTCCTGAATTCATTCAGGTTTGTATTCTTAAGACTTATTTTTAGCTGCATGCTCTGATCACAAGAACTTTTGTCTTTGTTTTCATCTGCTCAACCTAATTTAAGACGTCCATTTTGTATCTTCTGCAGTCCTTCCTTGCTGGTCTTGCCGCGTCAGGGGCTCTGTCCTCTGCTTTGAGGCTAATCACAAAAGCAGCCTTCGAGAAATCTCAGAACGGGCTTCGCAAGGGAGCTAGTAGGTttactccctttttttttttttttaacaatctaCAAATTTTCTGCTTTTtaccatgaaaaaatttatttgcaacTCTGTTTATCGATACACCAAACATATCTCTAACGTGGAACATCCCACATCAATTagcataaaaaagtaattacaCTTTGAATTCACACACAGTTCACGGAAATTCTTTAGTGTTCAAGGATTAAGGAAATTACTGAGAAACACTTTGGAACAGCCCTGTTGCTGTTGGAAGAAAAACAGCCCACCAACGGGCTGGCTACACGTAAGATGAAGGGTGTGTAGCACAATAGAAGGAAAGCAGCAGCTGATTTCGTTTCCTTCCCCTCCCCACTCTGCTTCCTCCAAAACCTTCCGACCTCTTTCTTTTCCTGCGCCTTCTTATGCAGCTCCCAACCACGGGCGACCAAATCTCTCATTCACTGTTAAGGCTTCTGAAATTTCATCGCAGAACGGTGAGGCCGAAAAGGCAAAGCTAGCTcaggttctctctcttttttcctggATTTTCTTATCAACACTAAAGTTCAACTGTGCGCCGTTTGGTAGCTCAGAAAGTGtatcaatatatatttcttttaatcattCCTTTTATATCAtttcgattttttattttcttttaacttacTTTGGATAATGTGTAATTGTACTCGCATAAACAatcattgttttgttttgagaagTAGGGTTTTGAAAATGTCAGTAAATCAGAATCAATGTATTTCAGTAGATAATCTGACCTGCAGGAACCACGTTTAAATTACGTTTGATGGGAAGATGAAGTAACTTGCATGATGTTGTAGGTGGCAAAAAGGTTGGAGAATACTTCAAGGCAGTTTAAGAGATTTGGCGCCATAGGCTTTTTGGCACAGTTTGTGTCCACTGTTGTGCCGTCGGGGTGTGGGTTCGAATTGGAAGAAAGGGTTTTAGGGGGGAATGGAGTGTGCTGTTCAGGTGTAGTGGGATGCATGGTAATCGTGCTAACATGCTGACATGTCGCATTTTGATTGGAGGGCTGGTTTTCTGAAATAACCAGATGGGCTGGTCTCCAGGTTTTCTCTTCATACTTGTTTTATTCATGAAGTTAACTCAAAACTCATTCATCAAGCACTGCCACTAtccactttttctttaaaagtaaAAGGAATCTCTTATATTCAATTGCCCACATGGCCACACCCATATTTGCTCAGACTTTGCAGTCCAGCTCCCATTCTTGCAATAAAACTAAAGCACATTTCGCTGCTTCTGTACTATCAATGGGGTTTCTTTGTTTTACTCATTCTGAACTGTATAATACATCATTTTGCTCCGCGTGTTGATTCAAGACCTCATGAGTGCTTTAACATTTTCTCACAGAACATGTTAAAGTATTCTGTTTTCATTCATTGAAGAGTTTATTCCTCCCTCCTGCGCTCTTAAAACAATTCGTGTATCTGTTCGAATATTTTTTGAAGTTCTTATTCTAGGAATTGCACCTATTTGTTGCTACTCAAAAGACCCACAACCATGAAAGCAAATAGAGCATAGTCAAGCACTTCCATTGGACCATTTTTAGTACAAGTACTATTTGCAGTCTTGAAGAGGGAGAATAGCCATGACTATTGCTAATGAAATCAAGGCTCCAATGAGGCTCGAGGTTTGTACTAGAACACTGTTTCATTCCAGAGGAAGATACTGATGATCAGTTGAGTTTATGACAATTAAGAACAAGTTATATATACTAATGCAGAATCAACATCTGTAATTATAAGCAGGGAAAGTATAAAGCAATGTTGGTTTGTTTTGTTCTTGGGCTGGGGTCCCTTGTTGCATGGAACAGTATGCTGACAATTGGAGACTACTACTATAAATTATTCCCGGTAATTAGCTCATGCTTAATTTATGTAGATACACAGTATCAAGGGCTTTTATCTTTTGAGGCAAGGAAAAAGTAAAGAGCTTGCTTGTTGTAATTCAACTTTGATACTGTGCGAGAATGATAAATTAAGGTGGTCTTGACCGAGAGAGGAATCATCCCAATTTTTTGCCTTGGTTTAGGAATTCACATCATATATGACCTTTAAAAAGACAGAAAACTATAATCTGGAAGCGAGAATAGAAGTAAGATTGTGCAGAtctgggaaaaaaaatgctGGGAGTGTTGGAATGGAGGCACTAATTTCTCATTAATGCACTTAATGTCATCCTGTACTTGATTAGCTTTCTTgataataagatgaattaacTAATGAAGTTTTCCCTCTCCGTAACAAGAAATACCATCCTTCACGAGTACTTACACTCGTTTATCAACCATTCGCGCTTGTAACAATGGCAATACTGGCATACAACGAGTCAAAGATCAACACTAGGTGGCGCAATTTATTTGGATACACTCTTTTCCTCGCAAGTACTTTGTTGGTCTTAGTTGTAAGTAAAGATCTTCCTAAGTTTTTTGCTCTCGAGTTTTGCCATCTGAGCTTTGTAATTCATACCGTACCAAATTCTGATTTTCCTTGATGATTCCAATATATGTTTGGTGAGATACAGTTGGATTTAGCCACATCAGGGAAAGGTGGAATTGGATCTTTTGTTGGTATATGTTTGCTTTCTGCTTGTTTTGGAGTTGCACATGCCCATGTTCAAGGTGGAATGGTTGGAGACCTATCTTTCATGTGTCCTGAATTCATTCAGGTTTGTATTCTTTCAGGTTTGCATGCTCTGTCTTTGTTTTCATCTGCTCAACCTAATTTAAGACGTCCATTTTGTTTCTTCTGCAGTCCTTCCTTGCTGGTCTCGCCGCTTCAGGGGCTCTGTCCTCTGCTTTGAGGCTATTCACAAAAGCAGCCTTTGAGAAATCTCAGAACGGGCTTCGCAAGGGTGCTAGTAGGTTTACTCCCTGTTTTTTTAACAATCGacaaattttctttctcaatttcaTTACTTTGGTGTTCATTGTTATCAGTactgagaaataaaataaaatgaaaatatctgAAACTCTTTCgatgatttcaaaagaaatctttCTTTCCCAGTGTTATTCCTGGCGATGTCCACGCTCTTTGTGTTTCTGTGTATTCTTCTCTATGCGATGGTCTTCCCTAAGTTGCCGATAGTGAAGTACTATCGCTCAAAGGCAGCCTCAGAAGGATCGAAAACTGTATCAGCTGACCTTGCTGCTGCTGGAATCCAGAAAAACACAAACCAAGGAGAAGGAGTACTGCAACTTTTCTTTAACCTCATAATACATCATGTTTAGCGAATTTTTGAGATTAAGGTCTCTTGAATGCTTTAGAAATTTTCACAGGATGAAGATGACACGAAACACCAGCAGCGCTTGAGCAATAAACTACTGTTCTTCCAGAATATAGATTATGCAATTGACTTGTTTCTTATATATGTGTTGACATTGTCAATCTTCCCCGGGTTCTTGTATGAAAATACTGGATTTCACAGAATGGGCCTGTGGTAAGTACTGCTCCTAATTCATGAAACAGAAAATCATTGCATTTTGCTCCTATCGCAATCGCAAGTTGAATGAATACATTGTTTTCCACAGGATTCTAAGACAGCCAATTTCTTATAAAACTCCTCAtcatttccatcattttcaatgCACTGCTAAATGTTTCAAACTGCATTTTGAATGAAGTTTGCAGTACTCTTAAACCGATTAGTATGACATGCATTATCGTGTTTCAGGTACGCGCCTGTTCTGATTGCAATGTACAATGTGTGGGATCTGATATCAAGATACATTCCACTCGTAGACAGCTTGAAGTTGGAGTCCAGGAAGGGACTTATGATTGCAATTCTTTCTCGTTTCTTACTCATCCCTGCATTCTACTTCACGGCTAAATATGGTGACAAGGGATGGATGATCCTGCTCACATCTTTGTTGGGTCTCTCCAATGGCTACCTCAGTGTCTGTGTCCTTACTGTGGCACCTAAAGGTTACAAGGTTCGTTGACATGTATATCGTGTTGCATAATGTGTTGTAATTGTAACGTTATTATTCATCTTAAGGCctcatttgcattcaaaacacatctcaattcatctcatcattataacttttccaaattctcactcaaaatataataatcaattcaactttttcaaatcccaaaacaactttttcaaattctcacacaaaatataataaataatttaacttttattctactattcacaaatcatctcaactcatatttgaatcc
This window harbors:
- the LOC121266525 gene encoding equilibrative nucleotide transporter 3-like, with protein sequence MTIANEIKAPMRLEGKYKAMLVCFVLGLGSLVAWNSMLTIGDYYYKLFPKYHPSRVLTLVYQPFALVTMAILAYNESKINTRWRNLFGYTLFLASTLLVLVLDLATSGKGGIGSFVGICLLSACFGVAHAHVQGGMVGDLSFMCPEFIQSFLAGLAASGALSSALRLFTKAAFEKSQNGLRKGAMLFLAMSTLFVFLCILLYAMVFPKLPIVKYYRSKAASEGSKTVSADLAAAGIQKNTNQGEGDEDDTKHQQRLSNKLLFFQNIDYAIDLFLIYVLTLSIFPGFLYENTGFHRMGLWYAPVLIAMYNVWDLISRYIPLVDSLKLESRKGLMIAILSRFLLIPAFYFTAKYGDKGWMILLTSLLGLSNGYLSVCVLTVAPKGYKGPEQNALGNLLVLCLLGGIFAGVALDWLWLIGKKDAF